A single window of Shewanella sp. Choline-02u-19 DNA harbors:
- a CDS encoding efflux RND transporter periplasmic adaptor subunit: MVSTLLLIGTVGCSQQSSDGVLTLEIAPADFKVDIPAAGELEASNSTTVTVPSGLRGPQSLAWIMDNFSNVKAGDVVATMDSTRESYRLEMEKLDFDRLGLDSQIQTEKDNTIDKTLTTDTKLTGQERELADRFFSEDERVYTKIDIIDQMRNQDYLEAKMMFYNWGIDQHGSQAQAEQELIKLKQKGHKAKMTRYSNNLNQMQIIAPHDGVFVAKPGWSGVPPVVGDMMWSGMTIGTLPDTSKMQAKLYVLESEALGLAVGKSVTLYLDAYPEMPIHGTVSQLDALSKAKEKDSPVNYFEMVVSIDKTLVEVMQPGRQVNANVHALDLKNVITVPNQALFQKSGEYWVYLKTSAGFIKQKVAPGNRSLNRTVITEGLTQGDTIALTTPPKRNRV, translated from the coding sequence ATGGTAAGCACATTGCTTTTAATTGGCACCGTAGGCTGTAGTCAACAATCTAGTGATGGCGTGTTGACGCTTGAAATCGCGCCCGCCGATTTTAAGGTTGATATCCCTGCAGCAGGGGAGTTAGAGGCCAGTAATTCAACTACCGTAACCGTGCCATCCGGGCTTAGAGGGCCACAATCTCTGGCGTGGATCATGGATAACTTTAGCAATGTAAAAGCGGGTGATGTCGTTGCCACTATGGACTCAACACGTGAGAGTTATCGCTTAGAAATGGAGAAGTTGGACTTTGACCGCTTAGGCTTAGACAGTCAGATCCAAACAGAGAAAGACAACACTATCGATAAGACTTTAACAACAGATACTAAGTTAACGGGGCAGGAACGCGAGCTCGCTGACCGCTTCTTTAGCGAAGATGAGCGAGTGTATACCAAGATAGACATTATCGACCAGATGCGTAATCAAGATTATTTAGAAGCAAAAATGATGTTTTATAACTGGGGCATCGATCAGCATGGTTCTCAAGCACAAGCTGAGCAGGAGTTGATTAAGCTTAAGCAGAAGGGACATAAGGCGAAAATGACTCGCTATTCAAATAACCTAAATCAAATGCAGATTATCGCACCTCATGATGGGGTATTTGTGGCTAAACCAGGTTGGAGCGGGGTACCACCTGTAGTGGGCGATATGATGTGGTCCGGTATGACAATCGGTACCTTACCTGATACGTCAAAGATGCAAGCCAAGTTGTATGTGCTTGAGTCTGAAGCATTGGGTTTAGCGGTGGGTAAATCGGTGACTTTATATCTCGATGCTTACCCTGAAATGCCGATACATGGCACCGTGTCCCAGCTTGATGCTTTGTCAAAAGCGAAAGAGAAAGACAGTCCGGTTAATTATTTTGAGATGGTCGTGAGTATTGATAAAACCTTGGTTGAAGTGATGCAACCCGGCAGACAAGTTAACGCCAATGTTCATGCATTAGATCTTAAAAACGTCATCACGGTGCCTAATCAAGCTTTATTCCAGAAATCAGGTGAGTATTGGGTTTACTTAAAAACCTCAGCAGGCTTTATAAAGCAGAAAGTAGCGCCAGGTAACCGCAGTTTAAATCGTACTGTTATTACCGAAGGCCTCACACAAGGCGATACTATCGCCCTTACCACGCCGCCGAAAAGGAATCGAGTATGA
- a CDS encoding efflux RND transporter periplasmic adaptor subunit yields MKASLLSVSLLSVFLVGCSDIAITQVETGVLSQQIEVTGELVSSNTVNLKPPAVRRVWQYQIKMLAPEGGVVSAGDQVAQLDTSELGQRLSVKTASLETTIQDLATSKLRNAKKLEELKLELAEAKMNQEKSQLKVEISDETISVIDKKKYQRDAIIATDRVSLINKKIELEIMGAEQRVKMLEGDKQKFQLEVAALKKGIQSLTLIAPRSGMVVYGNDQQGNKVAEGQNVFNGDTLLSIPDLKHMQVNMTIPEVEAGRVKVGQKLKIRLDANPEKSFNGEIKELGVIFRVKNQDVPLVIFDAVASIAEVDTDLMRPGMTAKISIDIANDIPELLLSVDAVHYEQGNAYVYTPGLFSDSKQSVSLGAMGKEQVVIASGLNEGDEVLLP; encoded by the coding sequence ATGAAAGCATCGTTATTGAGTGTTTCTTTATTGAGTGTTTTCTTAGTGGGTTGCTCAGACATCGCCATTACTCAAGTTGAAACCGGTGTCTTGAGTCAGCAAATTGAGGTGACTGGCGAGCTAGTCTCGTCTAATACGGTCAACCTAAAACCGCCTGCGGTTAGACGTGTGTGGCAATATCAAATTAAAATGTTAGCGCCTGAAGGTGGGGTTGTGAGTGCAGGCGATCAGGTTGCTCAACTTGACACCTCTGAGCTGGGACAACGACTTTCGGTTAAAACGGCAAGTTTAGAAACAACTATACAAGATCTAGCAACATCAAAACTTCGGAATGCAAAGAAACTGGAGGAGCTAAAGCTAGAGCTAGCTGAAGCTAAAATGAACCAGGAAAAAAGCCAGCTTAAAGTTGAGATCTCTGATGAAACTATCTCTGTCATCGATAAAAAGAAGTATCAGCGTGATGCGATTATTGCAACGGATAGAGTGAGCTTGATTAACAAGAAAATTGAACTTGAGATCATGGGCGCTGAACAAAGAGTTAAAATGCTTGAAGGAGATAAACAAAAGTTCCAACTCGAAGTGGCCGCGCTAAAAAAAGGCATTCAATCTCTTACCTTGATAGCCCCCCGCAGCGGCATGGTCGTTTACGGCAATGATCAACAAGGCAATAAAGTCGCCGAAGGCCAAAATGTGTTTAATGGGGATACGCTGTTAAGCATTCCAGACCTTAAGCATATGCAAGTCAATATGACGATTCCTGAAGTTGAAGCCGGTAGAGTTAAGGTTGGGCAGAAGCTAAAAATTCGATTAGATGCTAATCCAGAAAAAAGCTTTAATGGTGAGATCAAAGAACTTGGTGTCATATTTAGGGTGAAGAATCAGGATGTGCCTCTGGTTATCTTTGATGCTGTAGCCAGTATTGCTGAGGTGGATACAGATTTGATGAGGCCTGGAATGACGGCAAAAATTAGCATCGATATAGCTAACGATATCCCAGAATTATTGCTGTCTGTTGATGCTGTGCATTACGAGCAGGGTAATGCTTACGTGTATACCCCAGGCTTATTTAGCGACAGTAAACAATCGGTATCGTTAGGGGCAATGGGAAAAGAACAGGTTGTTATCGCTTCCGGTTTAAATGAAGGCGATGAGGTACTGTTACCATGA
- a CDS encoding HlyD family secretion protein, translated as MQPNTIIGLSSLCILLALSPSLAQANEVAVKPVTLLNTAPLSPSPAELSPLLLTGKISSVDSQAIMVPKAGDAWRYQIKWMLPEGSIAKVGEVVVIFDKSAIANRIEQLEASLLRVTAQEQSQSIELDAQILQAEFDLKQARLELEKAELDAGIPADYIAAKNYADNQFNKLKAISELSKKAQLLKEITDKRVASIAQLQIDRTRAERELEQSLKGLQQLEINASLDGPILYSRDPWSDKKFAVGDSVQIGRQVATIPAMNELEVIAWVNEVDADRLTIGEPVQLRLDSQSSISLKGSVQGISRQATKQAAWGNSNWFRVKIAFSGDERVKIIPGMSVLVEPKRDAS; from the coding sequence ATGCAGCCTAATACGATTATTGGGTTAAGCAGTTTGTGTATTTTATTAGCCCTTTCACCAAGCCTAGCTCAAGCAAATGAAGTGGCCGTCAAGCCAGTTACACTGCTCAATACTGCACCACTGTCGCCATCGCCTGCAGAGTTATCACCTTTGCTTTTAACCGGGAAAATATCCTCAGTAGACTCACAAGCGATCATGGTGCCCAAGGCCGGTGATGCCTGGCGCTATCAGATCAAATGGATGCTACCTGAGGGTAGCATTGCTAAAGTTGGCGAAGTCGTGGTTATTTTTGACAAAAGTGCTATTGCAAATCGAATTGAGCAATTAGAAGCGAGCTTGTTAAGAGTCACGGCGCAAGAACAGAGTCAATCGATAGAACTGGATGCGCAAATATTGCAGGCGGAGTTTGACCTGAAACAAGCGAGGTTGGAGCTGGAAAAAGCAGAATTAGATGCTGGGATCCCTGCCGATTATATCGCGGCTAAGAATTATGCCGATAATCAATTTAATAAGCTTAAAGCAATATCTGAACTGTCTAAAAAGGCACAGTTATTGAAAGAGATCACTGACAAGAGAGTCGCGTCAATAGCACAGTTACAGATTGATAGAACACGGGCTGAAAGAGAGTTAGAGCAGTCACTTAAAGGTCTTCAACAGTTAGAGATAAACGCCAGTCTAGATGGCCCTATTTTATATTCACGCGATCCTTGGTCAGATAAAAAATTTGCCGTGGGTGATTCAGTTCAAATTGGCCGCCAAGTCGCCACCATTCCAGCCATGAATGAGCTAGAGGTGATTGCTTGGGTCAATGAGGTTGACGCTGATAGGTTAACTATTGGTGAGCCGGTACAGCTTCGATTAGACTCGCAATCAAGCATATCCCTTAAAGGCTCAGTTCAAGGTATTAGTCGCCAAGCAACCAAACAAGCCGCTTGGGGTAATAGTAATTGGTTTCGGGTTAAGATCGCTTTTTCAGGTGATGAACGGGTGAAAATTATTCCAGGAATGAGTGTGTTAGTCGAGCCTAAGAGGGATGCATCATGA
- a CDS encoding ABC transporter ATP-binding protein: protein MIEVHDLKKEYPMGDTCVKALNGVSFSIAKNEFVAIMGPSGSGKSTLMNIIGCLDKPSSGGYSLNEQEVAQLDDDALSAVRNKEIGFVFQSFHLLPRLSALQNVLLPLRFSDHPDQDPRYAHELLARVGLETRHDHRPNQLSGGQRQRVAIARSLVNRPAILLADEPTGALDSKTSVEIMALFTELHKAGQTIILVTHEEEVAAYAQRIIRMRDGDIVEIEERATNAA from the coding sequence ATGATAGAAGTCCATGACTTAAAAAAAGAATATCCCATGGGTGATACATGTGTAAAAGCACTCAATGGAGTGAGCTTTAGTATCGCTAAAAATGAATTCGTTGCGATTATGGGGCCTTCAGGTTCGGGTAAGTCCACCTTGATGAATATTATCGGCTGTTTAGATAAACCAAGTTCAGGAGGCTATAGCCTGAACGAGCAAGAAGTAGCTCAATTGGATGATGACGCATTGTCGGCAGTTAGAAATAAAGAGATAGGCTTTGTTTTTCAAAGCTTTCATTTATTACCGCGCTTATCAGCATTACAAAATGTGTTACTGCCTTTAAGGTTTTCGGATCATCCTGATCAAGACCCTCGTTATGCACATGAGTTACTCGCAAGAGTCGGTTTAGAGACTCGGCATGATCACCGTCCTAATCAGCTGTCAGGTGGTCAAAGGCAGCGCGTCGCCATCGCCCGTTCTTTAGTTAATCGCCCTGCCATTTTGCTTGCCGATGAACCAACAGGGGCGCTCGACAGTAAAACGTCAGTTGAAATTATGGCCCTTTTCACTGAATTGCATAAGGCTGGCCAAACCATTATTTTGGTGACCCATGAAGAGGAAGTTGCCGCATATGCACAGCGAATTATTCGTATGAGAGATGGTGATATCGTTGAGATTGAAGAGAGGGCGACTAATGCAGCCTAA
- a CDS encoding GNAT family N-acetyltransferase: protein MNAQQVNDNALVGEHVVLEPLTLAHAPALSIAVCDGELWQLWFTKVPHPDDVNDYISQALLAEEKGETLAFAVRDRHSGAIVGCTRICHWQQNHRRLEIGHTWYAKSVQRTAVNTECKLLLLAYAFETLDVIAVEFRTHIQNEVSRQAICRLGANQDGILRNHQILENGTIRDTVVYSIIDSEWGEVKTALRNKLNVTTP from the coding sequence TTGAATGCACAACAAGTGAATGACAACGCGCTGGTGGGCGAACACGTTGTTTTAGAACCTTTAACGTTAGCGCATGCTCCAGCATTGAGTATTGCTGTTTGTGATGGTGAGCTTTGGCAACTGTGGTTTACCAAAGTCCCTCATCCCGACGATGTGAACGATTATATTAGCCAAGCTCTTTTAGCCGAAGAAAAAGGGGAAACACTGGCATTTGCGGTTCGAGATCGTCACTCGGGAGCCATTGTCGGTTGCACACGGATCTGTCATTGGCAGCAAAATCATCGACGTCTTGAAATCGGCCATACTTGGTATGCTAAAAGTGTGCAACGCACTGCAGTGAATACCGAGTGTAAGTTGCTGCTGTTAGCCTATGCCTTTGAAACATTGGATGTTATCGCGGTAGAGTTTAGAACTCATATTCAGAATGAAGTGTCACGGCAGGCGATTTGTCGTTTAGGGGCGAATCAAGATGGTATTTTGCGCAACCATCAAATTTTAGAGAATGGTACTATAAGAGATACAGTCGTTTACTCAATTATTGACTCTGAATGGGGTGAGGTAAAAACCGCTTTGCGTAACAAACTCAATGTGACTACCCCATAA
- a CDS encoding NAD(P)H nitroreductase: MDALTLLLTRQSAPRLIAPGPSDDQLKTILDAAARVPDHGGLTPWEFIIATGGGLEKLGNVFAEASALNGAEEDVINKTKNMPLRAPMVITVVAKVKQHPKVPAFEQQLAAGCAAMAMQQAVFAQGLGGIWRTGALAFDKNVHQLLDLEQTDQIVGFLYIGTPALKATTKPVKEGMGFARYL; the protein is encoded by the coding sequence TTGGACGCATTAACCCTTTTATTGACCAGACAATCCGCGCCACGCCTTATCGCGCCAGGCCCATCAGACGACCAGCTTAAGACTATTTTAGATGCTGCGGCACGAGTACCCGACCATGGTGGTTTGACGCCATGGGAGTTTATCATTGCGACGGGTGGTGGGCTTGAGAAACTAGGGAACGTTTTTGCTGAAGCGTCAGCATTAAATGGTGCAGAAGAAGATGTTATCAATAAAACAAAGAACATGCCTTTAAGAGCCCCTATGGTTATCACTGTGGTGGCTAAAGTAAAGCAGCACCCTAAAGTTCCGGCATTTGAACAACAGCTTGCAGCAGGTTGCGCGGCGATGGCAATGCAGCAAGCTGTATTTGCCCAGGGCCTGGGCGGAATATGGCGAACTGGCGCCTTAGCCTTTGATAAAAATGTGCATCAATTACTTGATCTTGAACAGACGGATCAGATTGTTGGCTTCCTTTATATCGGGACTCCAGCACTGAAAGCAACAACTAAGCCGGTGAAAGAGGGGATGGGGTTCGCTCGATATTTATAG
- a CDS encoding HvfX family Cu-binding RiPP maturation protein, whose product MLLGQLYQKFLNTIRYAEGIAPLALRLYLAPVLMQAGYNKLSHFGDTAAWFGNPDWGLGLPFPEVMVVLAAGTEFVGGGLLILGLATRLIAIPLSITMLVAAFAVHWDNGWLAIADASSWLANDKVLASTEKLERAKELLQQNGNYEWLTSSGNIVVLNNGIEFAITYLFMLVALVFMGGGRYTSLDYYIAKKNGIA is encoded by the coding sequence ATGCTACTTGGACAACTATATCAAAAATTTCTAAACACCATTCGCTATGCTGAAGGTATTGCACCGTTGGCACTACGACTTTATCTCGCGCCGGTATTAATGCAGGCGGGTTACAACAAACTCTCTCATTTTGGTGACACAGCGGCTTGGTTTGGTAATCCTGATTGGGGACTTGGTCTGCCATTCCCTGAAGTGATGGTCGTCTTAGCAGCGGGTACTGAATTTGTCGGCGGTGGCTTACTCATTCTTGGTTTAGCGACTCGTTTAATCGCAATCCCATTATCAATTACTATGTTAGTTGCCGCTTTTGCGGTTCATTGGGATAACGGCTGGTTAGCAATAGCGGATGCGAGTTCATGGTTAGCAAACGACAAGGTGTTGGCATCGACAGAAAAGCTTGAACGCGCTAAAGAACTGCTACAACAGAACGGGAATTATGAGTGGCTAACCAGTTCAGGTAATATTGTGGTACTGAATAATGGCATTGAGTTTGCGATAACTTACCTCTTTATGTTGGTGGCTCTGGTATTTATGGGGGGCGGCCGATATACCAGTCTTGATTATTACATTGCGAAGAAAAACGGCATTGCTTAA
- a CDS encoding DUF6279 family lipoprotein, whose product MKKVILWGLLSISLIGCSTKVGYYFLDWAIEWKLEEFVTLDDQQGKQFELALDTFLVWHRTQEMPRYRDQLALLGAEINHQRFSTESWSDHVRSAKAHWIRVFDFVEPSLIPIISSFSDEQVKQVIAHLRVEEKELNEKYLGKSQSQLIEMADERIEKRVEKWVGKLLPSQKIAIHTYNVERGDTLDMWLEYRHDWIRLFSQALKNRQNQKALSHSLRLLMTQPDTLKSKAYQTKLDDNTARFGELLIKLNRLTSEKQKQRFEKKLNTLIRELTEISEDI is encoded by the coding sequence ATGAAAAAAGTGATTTTATGGGGATTGTTGTCTATTAGCTTAATTGGCTGCTCCACCAAAGTCGGTTATTACTTTTTGGATTGGGCTATTGAGTGGAAACTCGAGGAGTTCGTGACATTAGATGACCAGCAGGGCAAGCAATTTGAATTGGCGTTAGATACATTTTTAGTGTGGCATCGGACACAAGAAATGCCCCGCTATAGAGATCAGTTAGCCCTGCTCGGGGCTGAAATCAATCATCAACGTTTTAGTACAGAATCTTGGAGTGATCATGTGCGTTCGGCCAAAGCACATTGGATTCGAGTGTTTGATTTTGTTGAGCCATCGTTAATCCCAATCATAAGTTCTTTCTCAGATGAGCAAGTTAAACAGGTGATTGCTCATCTAAGAGTCGAAGAAAAAGAGTTAAATGAGAAGTACCTTGGCAAGAGTCAATCGCAATTGATTGAAATGGCTGATGAGCGAATAGAGAAACGGGTTGAAAAATGGGTTGGAAAACTCTTGCCGTCGCAAAAAATAGCAATACATACTTACAATGTTGAGCGCGGGGATACGTTAGATATGTGGCTTGAATACCGTCATGATTGGATCCGTTTATTCTCACAAGCATTAAAAAATAGGCAAAACCAAAAAGCGCTGTCACATAGCTTAAGGTTGCTAATGACTCAGCCTGATACGCTGAAATCAAAAGCCTATCAGACAAAATTGGATGACAACACGGCAAGGTTCGGTGAGCTACTGATCAAACTAAACCGTTTAACAAGTGAAAAACAAAAACAGCGTTTTGAAAAAAAATTGAATACACTCATTAGAGAGCTTACTGAAATCAGTGAAGATATTTAA
- a CDS encoding phosphotransferase, producing MSDSLKQDLARYLTLSGLTRVSVIAPLTQGLSNQNYYVRGLHPSKAVESEWVLRLNSWASSQICDRDSEVHAWRSASDANLAPKMVYISPDKQFYLSEFLSQQHHRSWSELISANGAHPVTHTQENWPGAEQLLLQLLNGLKQLPPPKNVITVDKQWQIYHARLCQMQQQLLNKDSDIHPNIESWLQQFDCLITQTDAINSMLDTLEQCLVNLQFSHRDLNPFNILIGQNKLHCIDFEYACSSHPLCDLASVIASHSLSSKQRHWLIANYLRQQGNLNQHAADAVPAAVDLYWVFAVCWALQMAFDNILAFDENSQPISSNEQSSNYLICAEQYQHLIASCS from the coding sequence TTGAGTGACTCGCTTAAGCAAGACTTAGCTCGCTATTTGACTCTGTCAGGTTTGACTCGGGTAAGTGTTATAGCCCCTTTAACGCAAGGTTTGAGCAATCAAAACTATTATGTTCGCGGATTACACCCGAGTAAGGCCGTAGAGTCTGAGTGGGTGCTTAGGCTTAACAGCTGGGCTAGCTCTCAAATCTGTGACCGAGACAGTGAAGTGCATGCTTGGCGCTCTGCAAGCGATGCTAACCTGGCGCCTAAGATGGTCTATATCAGCCCCGATAAGCAATTTTATTTGAGTGAGTTCTTATCCCAACAGCACCACCGTAGCTGGAGTGAGCTTATAAGTGCGAATGGGGCTCACCCTGTTACCCATACCCAAGAGAATTGGCCGGGTGCAGAACAATTGTTACTGCAATTACTCAATGGTTTAAAACAGTTGCCTCCCCCTAAAAATGTCATCACAGTGGATAAACAATGGCAGATATATCACGCCCGCTTGTGCCAAATGCAGCAACAATTACTGAATAAAGACAGTGATATTCATCCAAATATTGAGTCTTGGTTACAACAGTTTGATTGTTTAATCACACAGACTGATGCAATTAATTCAATGTTAGACACTCTTGAACAGTGCTTGGTTAATTTGCAGTTTAGCCACCGTGATTTAAATCCATTTAACATATTAATCGGGCAAAACAAGCTCCATTGCATCGACTTTGAATATGCCTGTAGCTCGCATCCATTATGCGATCTAGCCTCAGTGATCGCGAGTCATTCCTTGTCGTCGAAACAGCGGCATTGGTTGATAGCAAATTATCTGCGACAGCAAGGTAATTTGAATCAACACGCAGCGGATGCTGTACCCGCAGCCGTTGATCTCTATTGGGTTTTTGCTGTCTGTTGGGCGCTGCAAATGGCGTTTGATAATATTCTAGCATTTGATGAAAACAGCCAACCAATATCCTCTAATGAACAATCGAGTAATTATCTTATTTGCGCCGAGCAATACCAGCATCTTATTGCCAGTTGTTCATAA
- the pnuC gene encoding nicotinamide riboside transporter PnuC, producing MADFWLSLVDSFTSAFGEAQALTAWEAVAVLLALAYLILAMKGSVWCWPAALTSTAIYTVLFWKVSLLMESVLNVYYMAMAVYGYWLWTKGGNGHDGVKIVSWRLSTHLKLIASTTLLALIIGYFMATQTQASFPYLDAATTCFAVMTTFLVAKKVLENWIYWFVIDAVSIYLYVSKGLMLTSVLFVFYVVMVVFGYFMWRNQMKTQRPSDSMVVLAGAA from the coding sequence ATGGCAGATTTCTGGCTATCGTTAGTCGACAGTTTTACATCAGCATTCGGTGAAGCGCAAGCGCTAACGGCTTGGGAAGCGGTTGCTGTGCTGCTGGCTTTAGCCTACTTGATACTCGCGATGAAAGGTAGCGTGTGGTGTTGGCCCGCGGCATTAACCAGTACTGCAATTTATACGGTGTTGTTTTGGAAAGTGTCATTGCTGATGGAATCGGTGCTTAACGTTTATTATATGGCGATGGCCGTTTATGGTTATTGGCTGTGGACCAAAGGAGGCAATGGCCATGATGGGGTTAAAATTGTTTCATGGCGACTGTCGACTCACCTTAAATTGATTGCGAGTACCACATTGTTGGCGTTGATTATTGGTTATTTTATGGCAACACAAACCCAAGCCTCATTTCCCTATTTGGACGCCGCAACGACCTGTTTTGCAGTGATGACAACTTTTTTAGTGGCTAAAAAAGTGTTGGAAAACTGGATCTATTGGTTTGTTATTGATGCTGTGTCTATCTACTTGTATGTAAGCAAGGGACTGATGTTAACGTCAGTGCTCTTTGTGTTCTATGTCGTTATGGTGGTGTTTGGTTACTTTATGTGGCGCAATCAAATGAAAACGCAACGGCCAAGTGACAGTATGGTTGTACTGGCAGGAGCGGCTTAA
- a CDS encoding TonB-dependent receptor, giving the protein MLNLKTYSPIAVAVMAALVSSPTFANTDSETPVDEMEVMVVTSDFRGTSLEKMPSSVTVIDQQQIEDEGAQHFEDILNSIANFNWSGGSSRPKYFQIRGVGEQEEYQGAPNSSVGFIVDDIDLSGLGMASSMYDLQQVEVLRGPQGTRYGANALAGLIYLKSNDPTDVFENGAEISLGDDNLQTFSGFSSGPLTDSGNLLYRVSLQQHQQDGYRDNLYLGESDTNNRDEFTGRAKLRWYATEELEIDLTYLHANYDNGYDAWTLDNNGFDTLTDAPGVDKQRTNGTVLKFIYTGAENVELTSLTSLAQSKTHHNYDGDWANPDYWDSRDCDGSPCEYEYNWDKKGDRQTITQEFRLASTESGRIFAGSTDWLVGVYAMDLQEDNETMDTYSQLSAEYEAQNYALFGQLDSDLGSGYALSVGLRTERRDSEYSDSDGDEFKPSETMWGGHIALSKALGENHESYIRVARGYKAGGFNMSLPSELADKKEYDTEILYNYEVGLKSVWFDGQASTNLSVFFMDRQDQQVAASQQSTVPGEEGNFILFTENAGSSHNYGAELDGNWYATDNLKLYTSLGWLETAYGDYEYEDKYGTVVDLSGRELAHSPNFTFSVGATYRNDAGWFANVNASGKSDFYYSDSNESTSDAYQIFNAKIGYEADMWSAYLWGRNLFDEKYGVRGFYFGNEPDLGWADKQYVRYGDPRQLGVTLNVKFM; this is encoded by the coding sequence ATGTTAAATCTAAAAACTTATTCTCCTATAGCGGTTGCCGTCATGGCTGCGCTAGTTTCATCACCTACGTTTGCCAATACTGACTCAGAAACACCTGTTGATGAGATGGAAGTCATGGTTGTGACATCTGATTTTCGGGGCACATCGCTAGAAAAAATGCCATCAAGCGTCACCGTTATTGATCAGCAGCAAATTGAGGATGAAGGTGCACAGCACTTTGAAGATATCTTAAACTCAATTGCTAATTTCAACTGGTCCGGTGGTAGCTCAAGACCCAAATACTTCCAAATTCGTGGTGTCGGTGAGCAAGAAGAGTATCAAGGCGCACCTAACTCCTCTGTTGGCTTTATCGTTGATGATATCGATTTGTCCGGTTTAGGCATGGCTTCAAGCATGTACGACTTACAACAAGTTGAAGTATTACGCGGTCCTCAAGGTACACGTTATGGCGCTAATGCGTTAGCAGGTCTTATCTACCTTAAAAGTAATGATCCTACCGACGTATTTGAAAATGGTGCAGAGATCTCGCTAGGCGATGATAATTTACAGACCTTTAGTGGTTTTAGCTCGGGTCCATTAACCGATTCTGGAAACTTGCTTTACCGTGTGTCGCTGCAACAGCATCAGCAAGATGGTTATCGAGATAATCTTTATCTTGGTGAGAGCGATACTAATAACCGTGATGAATTCACTGGTCGCGCAAAATTACGTTGGTACGCGACTGAAGAACTAGAAATTGACCTGACTTACTTACATGCAAATTACGATAATGGATATGATGCTTGGACATTAGATAATAACGGTTTTGATACGTTAACGGATGCACCTGGCGTTGATAAGCAACGTACTAACGGCACCGTTTTAAAGTTTATTTACACTGGTGCTGAAAATGTTGAACTGACTTCATTAACCTCTCTGGCACAGTCAAAAACTCACCATAACTATGACGGTGACTGGGCTAACCCTGATTATTGGGACAGTCGAGATTGCGATGGTAGCCCTTGTGAATATGAGTATAACTGGGATAAGAAAGGCGACAGGCAGACCATCACGCAAGAGTTTAGGTTAGCTTCAACTGAATCAGGCCGTATATTCGCGGGCAGTACTGACTGGCTCGTCGGTGTATACGCAATGGATCTACAAGAAGACAATGAGACTATGGATACTTATAGTCAGTTAAGTGCGGAATACGAGGCGCAAAACTATGCGTTATTTGGTCAATTAGATTCAGACCTAGGTTCGGGCTATGCTTTGTCGGTAGGACTGCGGACAGAGCGTCGAGATAGTGAATACAGTGATTCAGATGGCGACGAATTTAAGCCAAGCGAAACCATGTGGGGCGGGCATATTGCGTTAAGCAAAGCACTCGGTGAAAACCACGAGTCATATATCCGCGTGGCGAGAGGCTATAAAGCGGGTGGCTTTAATATGTCACTGCCGAGTGAACTCGCCGATAAAAAAGAGTACGACACTGAAATTCTTTATAACTACGAAGTGGGTTTGAAGTCGGTTTGGTTTGATGGTCAAGCAAGCACTAATCTGTCGGTATTCTTTATGGATAGACAAGATCAACAAGTCGCGGCATCGCAACAATCGACAGTACCTGGCGAAGAGGGGAATTTTATTCTCTTTACCGAAAATGCAGGCAGTTCTCATAACTATGGTGCTGAGCTTGACGGCAACTGGTATGCAACCGATAACCTAAAGCTTTACACCAGTTTAGGTTGGTTAGAAACCGCTTATGGTGATTACGAGTACGAAGATAAATATGGCACCGTAGTCGATCTTTCTGGCCGTGAGCTAGCGCATTCCCCTAACTTTACCTTTAGTGTTGGCGCGACTTATCGCAACGATGCTGGTTGGTTTGCTAACGTGAATGCCAGTGGTAAGAGTGATTTTTATTACTCGGATAGTAACGAGTCTACATCAGATGCATACCAAATTTTTAACGCCAAAATAGGTTACGAAGCTGACATGTGGTCTGCATATCTCTGGGGACGTAACCTATTTGATGAAAAATACGGCGTTCGAGGCTTCTATTTTGGCAACGAGCCAGATTTAGGCTGGGCAGATAAGCAATATGTGCGCTATGGTGATCCACGCCAACTAGGGGTTACTTTAAACGTTAAGTTTATGTAA